In the Cylindrospermopsis raciborskii Cr2010 genome, AATTTCCCACCCAAAACATAAAATAGTAGGTTGTGGTGTGAAACTTAACATAGGAGTGGAGTGATGGATTTACGTCGGGATGCTTTACAAATTCTCAAGGAAACTAGTAGAACCTTTTATATTCCAATTAGCATTATGCCATCAGGACTACAAGAAGCTGTGGCATCAGCATACTTGTGTATGCGTGCTATTGACGAGATTGAGGACCATCCAACTCTGGAAAATCATACTAAGGGAATTTTACTACAAAGCATTAGCCAAACTCTACAAGCAGGAGTGGATGGTTTTGCAGTGGATGCTTTTTCCATGGGATTTAAGGGTTATGAAGATTCCTTACCTGAGGTCAGTGTCAGGATTAGGGAATGGGCAATTTTAGCACCAGAAAGCATTGCACCTCGCATTTGGGATGCAACAGCAGCTATGGCCGATAGAATGGCTTACTGGTCACAAATAAATTGGCAAATTAAGAATGAATACGACCTGGACCGTTACACCTTTGGCGTTGCAGGTGCAGTAGGTTTGTTACTCTCAGATTTATGGTCATGGTATGATGGAACCACGACTAACCGCATGGAAGCGATCGCCTTTGGTCGAGGGTTACAAGCAGTAAATATCCTACGTAATAATAGTGAAGATTTAACCCGTGGGGTAAATTTTTTCCCCGAGGGTTGGAATCACCAGGATCTTCAACAGTATGCTCGTCGTCATCTAGCTTTAGCGGATAGTTATACTAATAGTCTTCCTCCTGGACCCGCTCTACAATTCTGTCAAATTCCCCTGGCCTTGGCCCATGGTACTCTGGATGCACTAGCTAATGGTAAGGAAAAACTCAGTCGTCATGATGTCTATGCTCTAATCGAAAATCTCATTAATGTCAATGCAGTAGTATAAACAACCCCATCCCCCGGGTGGGGATGGATAAGAAAATACCAGTCCCAAATTATTCATCCATGAACACAAATCTTTTAGGAAAAACTCTGAGCGATCGCTATGTTATTATACGCCAAGTAGGACAGGGGGGATTTGGACGTACCTACCTAGCTGAGGATATGAACCGATTTCGGGAGTATTGCGTTTTAAAAGAATTTTCTCCTGTTGTCCAAACTCCAGAAGCTGTTAAAAAAGCCCAAGAACTATTTGAAAGGGAGGCCACTGTACTTTATCAGTTAGAACACCCTCAAATACCCCGGTTTCGGGAATTATTGCCCATTAACCTCGAGGGAAAGGAATATCTATTTTTAGTCCAGGATTACGTCCAAGGAATAACCTATAGCTCTTTACTCAAT is a window encoding:
- a CDS encoding squalene/phytoene synthase family protein, whose protein sequence is MDLRRDALQILKETSRTFYIPISIMPSGLQEAVASAYLCMRAIDEIEDHPTLENHTKGILLQSISQTLQAGVDGFAVDAFSMGFKGYEDSLPEVSVRIREWAILAPESIAPRIWDATAAMADRMAYWSQINWQIKNEYDLDRYTFGVAGAVGLLLSDLWSWYDGTTTNRMEAIAFGRGLQAVNILRNNSEDLTRGVNFFPEGWNHQDLQQYARRHLALADSYTNSLPPGPALQFCQIPLALAHGTLDALANGKEKLSRHDVYALIENLINVNAVV